A genome region from Fusobacterium simiae includes the following:
- a CDS encoding SLC13 family permease, translating into MEMLGYVSLIALIIAIILGFFRKTNVGIIAVAMAFFLGKYFGIKDKDIIKGFSSSLFLTMTGVSYLFGLLSANNTLENLSAKIVSLTGKNKILLPIIMFLLGALLCAVGPGAIPTLAIMPIIAVPIAVAAGYNPVMLAIIAQCGVMGARMSPLTPEAAVVIELMINQNLDSNMLSIFLSHILTGFLISVFAFIYYKGWKRQENLEANASNEIRFNKEQVLSLFGLVIMIISVIMFKVNVGLMAFAVGSVLVLLGAGDEKKAISKIPWNVVLLVLGVGILMNIVSLSGGIILMAEGMTKIMTPKTAPSIMAVSASVMSFFSSGLGVVFPTLIPTSSIIANNLGIAHYAKELVAMVTVGGTFTGISPISTTGALIMSAVISDEQIKDKFPQNKLFLELVFWAFFTIILEVVLAYLGIYKLFF; encoded by the coding sequence ATGGAAATGTTGGGTTATGTTTCTTTAATTGCTTTAATTATTGCTATTATATTAGGATTTTTCAGAAAAACAAATGTTGGAATTATTGCAGTAGCAATGGCATTTTTTCTAGGAAAATATTTTGGAATAAAAGATAAAGATATAATAAAAGGTTTTAGTTCCTCATTATTTTTAACTATGACAGGAGTTTCATATTTATTTGGACTTTTAAGTGCAAACAATACCTTAGAAAATTTATCTGCTAAAATAGTTTCTCTTACAGGAAAAAATAAAATATTGTTACCTATAATAATGTTTCTTTTAGGTGCTTTATTATGTGCAGTTGGACCAGGAGCAATACCAACATTAGCTATTATGCCAATAATTGCAGTACCTATCGCTGTTGCAGCAGGATATAATCCTGTTATGTTAGCAATAATTGCACAATGTGGAGTAATGGGAGCGAGAATGAGTCCTCTTACACCAGAAGCAGCAGTTGTTATTGAACTTATGATTAATCAAAATTTAGATAGTAATATGTTATCTATATTTTTATCTCATATTTTAACAGGTTTTCTTATTTCAGTCTTTGCTTTTATATATTACAAAGGTTGGAAAAGACAAGAAAATCTTGAAGCAAATGCAAGTAATGAAATTAGATTTAACAAAGAGCAAGTATTATCATTATTTGGATTAGTTATAATGATTATTTCAGTTATTATGTTTAAAGTTAATGTTGGCTTAATGGCATTTGCAGTAGGAAGTGTACTTGTACTTTTAGGAGCAGGAGATGAAAAGAAAGCTATTTCTAAAATTCCTTGGAATGTAGTTTTGCTTGTATTAGGAGTAGGTATTCTTATGAATATAGTTTCATTATCAGGTGGAATTATATTAATGGCAGAAGGAATGACAAAGATTATGACTCCTAAAACAGCACCTTCTATTATGGCTGTAAGTGCTTCTGTTATGAGCTTTTTTAGTTCAGGATTAGGAGTTGTATTTCCAACATTGATTCCAACTTCATCAATTATAGCAAATAATTTAGGTATAGCACATTATGCAAAAGAATTGGTGGCTATGGTAACAGTAGGAGGAACTTTTACTGGAATAAGTCCTATATCTACAACAGGTGCATTAATAATGTCAGCTGTAATTTCAGATGAACAAATAAAAGATAAGTTTCCACAAAATAAATTATTTTTAGAATTAGTATTTTGGGCATTCTTTACTATAATTTTAGAAGTTGTTTTAGCATATTTAGGAATTTATAAATTATTCTTTTAA
- a CDS encoding lactonase family protein, whose amino-acid sequence MFVYTGCRTTKERNARGEGIEVYKIDENDNWNKIQTLKTIENPSYLCFDNEKKYLYSVHGDLTFVSSYRIEEDGKLIFLNSIDINSKNPVFITVDKNNEFLIVATLQGGSLFSIKRNSDGSLGEIFDTFKFEGKTKDTNSFAHQCIFDNNKDFLFVPTQARAKGYERLNLVKYENGNFTLSDYFDGRLYSEPRHVAIHKNNRYIYMSNEKGNDVTFLEFDSIKGKLKARQTLPTLPETFTTNSDVAAILVDKNSEYVLVSNRFSDIITTYKIDKETGFLKVINYTDVLGKTPRFMTLKKDTNRLFCANEESDTIVEFELDDNGFLKYTGKIIDSKSPVCIIFK is encoded by the coding sequence ATGTTTGTATACACAGGTTGTAGAACTACCAAAGAAAGAAATGCAAGAGGAGAAGGAATAGAAGTTTATAAAATAGATGAAAATGATAATTGGAATAAAATACAAACTTTAAAAACTATTGAAAACCCTTCTTATCTTTGTTTTGATAATGAGAAAAAATATTTATATTCTGTGCATGGAGATTTAACTTTTGTAAGTAGTTATAGAATAGAAGAAGATGGGAAACTAATTTTTTTGAATAGTATAGATATAAATTCAAAAAATCCAGTTTTTATTACTGTAGATAAAAATAATGAATTTCTTATTGTAGCAACATTGCAAGGAGGGAGTTTATTTTCAATAAAAAGAAATTCTGACGGAAGTTTAGGAGAAATTTTTGATACATTTAAATTTGAAGGGAAAACAAAAGATACAAATTCTTTTGCCCATCAATGTATATTTGATAATAATAAAGATTTTTTATTTGTTCCAACACAAGCAAGAGCAAAAGGCTATGAGAGATTAAATTTAGTTAAATATGAAAATGGAAATTTTACTCTATCTGATTATTTTGATGGAAGACTTTATTCAGAGCCAAGACATGTTGCTATACATAAGAATAATAGATATATCTATATGAGTAATGAAAAAGGAAATGATGTTACATTTTTAGAGTTTGATTCAATAAAAGGAAAATTAAAAGCTAGACAAACATTGCCAACATTACCTGAAACTTTTACTACTAATTCAGATGTGGCAGCTATACTTGTTGATAAAAATTCAGAGTATGTACTTGTATCAAATAGATTTTCAGATATCATAACAACTTATAAAATAGATAAAGAAACAGGATTTTTAAAAGTTATTAATTATACTGATGTTCTTGGAAAAACTCCTAGATTTATGACTTTAAAAAAAGATACAAATAGACTATTTTGTGCCAATGAAGAATCAGATACAATAGTTGAATTTGAATTAGATGACAATGGCTTCTTGAAATATACTGGAAAAATTATAGATTCTAAAAGTCCAGTATGTATAATATTTAAGTAG
- a CDS encoding aconitate hydratase: protein MKMNLTQKIIYNHLDDEQKKIFLEKNGKVEEIDIKIDQTLTHDITAVMAYNAFEALELDRVKTEKSISYIDHNVLCTDHRTSDDHLFLKTVAQKYGVYYSTPGNGICHSVHIARFAIPGKTLLGADSHTASSGAVGMFAFGGGGVEVARAMAGLRIKLNMPKIIKVNLIGKLNGGVNTKDIALELLKKYSVKGGVGKVFEYTGEGLKHLEIPQRMTITNMGAEMGATTSIFPTDEITKEFFKAQNRLEDFIEFVADEGATYDDEITIDMSKIIPLVACPSQPDNIADVNDEKFKDLKVSSVFIGSCTNASYGDIKKAAEILKGEKVSEDVELTIGVSTRAIFLQLLEEGIIAELVKSGARITEIACGACDGIGGAPVSKGVTVRTSNRNFKGRSGTVDAQIYLVSPEVAAATAITGRLTVANNVISDIEKLNNILEPTEYVVDDSEIIKPLNLEEAKKIQIIRGDNIKPLPLNTKVPNELTIKVSLKTKDNISTDDITPNDANFSAMRSNIPEISKYAFSRIYPDFVTRAKEYGKSVIIGGENYGQGSSREHAAIAPMYLGVKAVIVKSIARIHKKNLINHGVVPMTFKNPDDYDKIEISDELSWNNMDEALEKGIITIKDNTKNFTFEALIELSEEEKEIIKAGGLLPFIKKIFKEA from the coding sequence ATGAAAATGAATTTAACACAAAAAATAATATATAATCATTTAGATGATGAACAAAAGAAAATATTTTTAGAAAAAAATGGAAAAGTTGAAGAAATTGATATAAAGATTGACCAAACTTTAACTCATGATATAACAGCAGTCATGGCATACAATGCTTTTGAAGCTTTGGAACTTGACAGAGTTAAAACAGAAAAAAGTATCTCATACATAGACCACAATGTTTTATGTACTGACCATAGAACAAGCGATGACCATTTATTTTTAAAAACTGTTGCACAAAAATATGGAGTTTACTATTCTACACCAGGAAATGGAATTTGCCATTCAGTACATATAGCAAGATTTGCTATACCAGGAAAAACACTTTTAGGGGCAGATTCACATACTGCTAGTTCTGGTGCTGTTGGAATGTTTGCTTTTGGTGGAGGTGGAGTAGAAGTTGCAAGAGCTATGGCAGGTTTAAGAATAAAATTAAATATGCCTAAGATAATAAAAGTTAATCTTATAGGAAAATTAAATGGAGGAGTAAATACAAAAGATATAGCCTTAGAGCTTCTTAAAAAATATAGTGTAAAAGGAGGAGTAGGAAAAGTTTTTGAATATACAGGAGAAGGGTTAAAACATTTAGAAATTCCTCAAAGAATGACTATAACCAATATGGGAGCAGAAATGGGAGCTACAACTTCTATTTTTCCAACAGATGAAATCACAAAAGAATTTTTTAAGGCACAAAATAGATTAGAAGATTTTATTGAATTTGTTGCAGATGAAGGAGCAACTTATGATGATGAAATTACAATAGATATGTCTAAAATAATACCATTGGTTGCCTGTCCATCTCAACCAGATAATATAGCAGATGTAAATGATGAAAAATTTAAAGATTTAAAGGTTTCATCAGTATTTATAGGTAGTTGTACTAATGCATCTTATGGAGATATTAAAAAAGCTGCTGAAATATTAAAAGGAGAGAAAGTTTCAGAAGATGTTGAATTGACAATAGGAGTTAGTACAAGAGCTATATTTTTACAATTATTAGAAGAAGGAATAATAGCAGAACTTGTAAAAAGTGGAGCAAGAATAACAGAAATCGCTTGTGGAGCTTGTGATGGAATTGGAGGAGCACCAGTTAGTAAAGGTGTGACAGTTAGAACTTCAAATAGAAATTTCAAAGGGCGTTCTGGAACAGTAGATGCACAAATATATTTAGTTTCACCAGAAGTTGCAGCTGCAACGGCAATAACTGGAAGATTAACAGTAGCTAATAATGTGATATCAGATATTGAAAAATTAAATAATATTTTAGAGCCAACAGAATATGTGGTTGATGATAGTGAAATTATAAAACCATTGAATTTAGAAGAAGCTAAAAAGATACAAATAATAAGAGGGGATAATATAAAACCTTTGCCTTTAAATACAAAAGTTCCTAATGAATTAACTATAAAAGTAAGTTTAAAAACTAAGGATAATATCTCAACTGATGATATAACCCCTAATGATGCAAATTTTTCAGCTATGAGGTCAAATATACCTGAAATTTCTAAATATGCTTTTTCAAGAATTTATCCAGATTTTGTAACAAGAGCTAAAGAATATGGAAAATCTGTAATTATTGGTGGAGAAAATTATGGACAAGGTTCAAGTAGAGAACATGCTGCAATAGCACCAATGTATTTAGGGGTAAAAGCAGTGATTGTAAAGAGTATAGCAAGAATACATAAGAAAAATTTGATTAACCATGGGGTAGTACCTATGACTTTTAAAAATCCAGATGATTATGACAAAATTGAAATTTCTGATGAGCTTTCTTGGAATAATATGGATGAAGCTTTGGAAAAAGGAATAATAACTATAAAAGATAATACTAAAAACTTTACATTTGAAGCATTGATAGAACTTAGTGAAGAGGAAAAAGAAATTATTAAGGCTGGAGGATTATTACCATTTATAAAAAAGATTTTTAAGGAGGCGTAA
- a CDS encoding LysR family transcriptional regulator — protein MKDTDWIILNELYKEPNLTKVSEKLYYSQPSLTKIIQNIEEEFDTRILLRSPKGVKFTVEGEYLAKRAKEYLKFMEETKNKMKSFKYETRGRLNLGSSYTYSKYFLPDILYNYSKDNNVNFNIVTKQSEDLFRDIHNLDGAFIHGKYDGNIESILVDVEKAYILSKNKIKLEDLKDMPMINYSTNNKTKEILNNWWYQNFNSEPKNQIFSGYVDVAWQLVNRNLGYVCCFLSENFINDYGLCMTPMLDEKGEQLTRETYFVYSKTQDKSNIFEDFLEYLKNRVIKER, from the coding sequence ATGAAAGACACAGATTGGATTATATTAAATGAATTATATAAAGAACCAAATCTCACAAAAGTTTCAGAAAAACTTTATTATTCACAGCCATCTTTAACAAAAATAATTCAAAATATTGAAGAAGAATTTGATACAAGAATACTACTTAGAAGTCCAAAAGGAGTTAAATTTACAGTCGAAGGAGAGTATTTAGCTAAAAGAGCTAAGGAATATTTAAAATTTATGGAAGAAACTAAAAATAAAATGAAAAGTTTTAAGTATGAAACTCGTGGAAGATTAAACTTAGGTTCAAGTTATACATATAGTAAATATTTTTTGCCAGATATTTTATATAACTATTCAAAAGATAATAATGTTAATTTTAATATAGTTACAAAACAAAGTGAAGATTTATTTAGAGATATACATAATCTTGATGGAGCTTTCATACATGGAAAATATGATGGAAATATTGAAAGTATCCTAGTTGATGTAGAAAAAGCATATATTCTTTCAAAAAATAAAATAAAATTAGAAGATTTAAAAGATATGCCAATGATAAATTATAGTACAAATAATAAAACAAAAGAAATATTAAATAACTGGTGGTATCAAAATTTTAATTCTGAACCAAAAAATCAAATATTTTCAGGATATGTTGATGTAGCTTGGCAATTAGTAAATAGAAATTTAGGTTATGTTTGTTGCTTTTTATCAGAAAATTTTATTAATGATTATGGACTATGTATGACACCCATGCTTGATGAAAAAGGAGAACAATTAACAAGAGAAACATATTTTGTATATTCTAAAACACAAGATAAGTCAAATATATTTGAAGATTTCTTAGAATATTTAAAAAATAGAGTGATTAAGGAAAGATAA
- a CDS encoding 3-methyl-2-oxobutanoate hydroxymethyltransferase, giving the protein MKKVDLNYILEKVKNREKLSRTALYDYPMANIAEKAGIEIINVGDTMAKYVLGYDNTNKVGMDILVEHAKAVRKGAPNAFVMGDMPFLSYRNIDIAIENAGRFIVEADVDAVKLEGGLEIIPIIKALTDAGIAVIGHTGFSLQSRQIGLGKTDEEKAKDFLRICREMEKAGVIAIVYTEVPLEVAKQNYEEAIVPIFAAGCGEYTDSPMMNFYELLGFTEKRRKFAKAYDNLLEKSIEATKKFVEEVKRGEIK; this is encoded by the coding sequence ATGAAAAAAGTAGATTTAAACTATATTTTAGAAAAGGTAAAAAATAGAGAAAAATTATCAAGAACAGCCCTATATGATTATCCTATGGCTAATATTGCTGAAAAAGCAGGAATAGAAATAATAAATGTGGGAGATACAATGGCTAAATATGTTCTTGGTTATGATAATACTAATAAAGTAGGAATGGATATTTTAGTAGAACATGCAAAAGCAGTGAGAAAAGGAGCACCGAATGCTTTTGTGATGGGAGATATGCCATTTTTATCATATAGAAATATTGATATTGCAATAGAAAATGCTGGTAGATTTATTGTAGAGGCAGATGTTGATGCTGTTAAACTTGAAGGAGGCTTAGAAATTATACCTATAATAAAAGCGTTGACTGATGCAGGAATAGCAGTTATTGGTCATACAGGTTTCTCATTACAATCAAGACAAATAGGTTTAGGAAAAACAGATGAAGAAAAAGCAAAAGACTTTTTAAGAATTTGTAGAGAAATGGAAAAAGCAGGAGTTATTGCAATAGTATATACAGAAGTTCCACTAGAAGTAGCTAAACAAAATTATGAAGAAGCAATAGTTCCAATATTTGCAGCAGGTTGTGGAGAATACACAGATAGCCCTATGATGAATTTTTATGAGCTTCTAGGTTTTACAGAAAAAAGAAGAAAATTTGCTAAGGCTTATGATAATTTATTAGAAAAATCAATAGAAGCAACTAAAAAATTTGTAGAAGAGGTAAAAAGAGGAGAAATTAAATGA
- the nifJ gene encoding pyruvate:ferredoxin (flavodoxin) oxidoreductase, whose product MAKKMQTMDGNQAAAYASYAFTEVAGIYPITPSSPMAEYTDEWASRGIKNIFGVPVKLVEMQSEGGAAGTVHGSLQAGALTTTYTASQGLLLKIPNMYKIAGELLPGVIHVSARSLSAQALSIFGDHQDIYAARQTGFAMLATNSVQEVMDLAGVAHLAALKSRVPFLHFFDGFRTSHEIQKVEVMDYEDLKKLVDWEALEQFRKRALNPEHPVTRGTAQNDDIYFQAREVQNKFYDAVPDIVADYMKEISKITGREYKPFNYYGAPDAERIIVAMGSVCEAAQELIDYLLEKGEKVGLISVHLFRPFSSKYFFDVLPKTVKRIAVLDRTKEPGSVGEPLLLDIKSLFYGKENAPLIVGGRYGLSSKDTTPAQVLAVFENLKKDTPKDGFTVGIVDDVTHTSLEVGPAMALADPSTKACLFFGLGADGTVGANKNSIKIIGDKTDLYAQGYFAYDSKKSGGVTRSHLRFGKKPIRSTYLVSRPTFVACSVPAYLHQYDMTSGIKEGGKFLLNCVWNKEEALANIPNNVKRDLAKNKARLFIINATALAQEIGLGQRTNTIMQAAFFKLADIIPYEEAQQYMKDYAKKSYAKKGDEIVQLNYNAIDRGANDIVEIEVDPAWANLEVTPLNEPKETTTCTYCQPDTEFVKKIVRPVNAIKGYDLPVSAFLGYEDGTFENGTSAFEKRGVAVDVPIWNVDKCIQCNQCSYVCPHAAIRPFLINEDELKAAPMPFTTKKAAGKELEGLAYRIQVSALDCVGCGSCANVCPAKALDMRPIAESLEAHEDVNANYLYNNVEYRSDLMPVDTVKGSQFSQPLFEFHGACPGCGETPYIKLITQLYGDRMMVANATGCSSIYSGSAPATPYTTNANGEGPSWASSLFEDNAEYGFGMHVGVEALRSRIQHIMEENMDKVSEDIATLFKDWIENKKYSVRTREIRDILVPKLEALGADFAKEILDLKQYLVKKSQWIIGGDGWAYDIGYGGLDHVLASNEDINVLVLDTEVYSNTGGQASKSTPTGAVAKFAAAGKPVKKKDLAAIAMSYGHIYVAQVSMGANQQQFIKAVKEAEAHQGPSIIIAYSPCINHGIKKGMAKSQTEMKLATECGYWPIFRYNPSLEKIGKNPLQIDSKEPKWEKYEEYLTGEVRYQTLTKSNPEAAKILFETNRKDAQRRWRQYKRMASLDYSEEKEAE is encoded by the coding sequence ATGGCAAAAAAAATGCAAACTATGGATGGAAACCAAGCAGCAGCATATGCATCTTATGCCTTTACAGAAGTGGCAGGAATTTATCCTATAACACCATCTTCTCCAATGGCAGAATATACAGATGAATGGGCTTCAAGAGGAATTAAAAATATATTTGGAGTTCCAGTAAAATTAGTTGAAATGCAATCAGAAGGGGGAGCAGCAGGAACTGTTCATGGATCTTTACAAGCTGGTGCATTAACAACAACTTATACTGCATCACAAGGACTACTTTTAAAAATTCCTAATATGTATAAAATAGCGGGAGAATTATTACCTGGTGTTATACATGTATCAGCAAGATCGTTATCAGCACAAGCTTTATCAATTTTTGGTGACCATCAAGATATATATGCAGCAAGACAAACAGGTTTTGCAATGCTTGCTACAAATTCTGTTCAAGAAGTTATGGACTTAGCAGGAGTAGCTCACCTTGCAGCTTTAAAATCAAGAGTACCATTTTTACATTTCTTTGATGGATTCAGAACTTCTCATGAAATTCAAAAAGTTGAAGTAATGGATTATGAAGATTTAAAAAAATTAGTTGATTGGGAAGCATTAGAACAATTTAGAAAAAGGGCTTTAAATCCAGAACATCCAGTAACAAGAGGTACAGCACAAAATGATGATATTTATTTCCAAGCAAGAGAAGTGCAAAATAAATTCTATGATGCAGTTCCTGATATAGTTGCTGACTATATGAAAGAAATTTCAAAAATAACTGGAAGAGAATATAAACCATTTAATTATTATGGTGCTCCAGATGCAGAAAGAATAATAGTAGCTATGGGTTCTGTATGTGAAGCTGCTCAAGAACTTATAGATTATTTACTAGAAAAGGGAGAAAAAGTAGGATTAATATCTGTACATTTATTTAGACCTTTCTCTTCTAAATATTTCTTTGATGTATTACCTAAAACTGTAAAAAGAATAGCAGTTTTAGATAGAACAAAAGAACCTGGTTCAGTTGGTGAACCTTTATTACTTGACATAAAATCATTATTTTATGGTAAAGAAAATGCTCCATTAATAGTTGGTGGAAGATATGGATTATCTTCAAAAGATACAACTCCCGCACAAGTATTAGCAGTATTTGAAAATCTTAAAAAAGATACTCCTAAAGATGGATTTACAGTTGGTATAGTAGATGATGTTACTCATACTTCTCTTGAAGTAGGACCTGCTATGGCACTTGCTGATCCTTCAACAAAGGCTTGTCTATTCTTTGGATTAGGAGCAGATGGAACAGTTGGAGCAAATAAAAACTCTATTAAAATTATAGGGGATAAAACAGATTTATATGCACAAGGGTATTTTGCTTATGATTCTAAAAAATCTGGTGGGGTTACAAGATCGCACTTAAGATTTGGTAAAAAACCTATAAGATCTACTTATTTAGTATCAAGACCAACATTTGTTGCTTGTTCAGTACCAGCATATCTACACCAATATGATATGACTTCTGGAATTAAAGAAGGTGGAAAATTCTTATTGAACTGTGTATGGAATAAAGAAGAAGCATTGGCTAATATACCAAATAATGTAAAAAGAGACTTGGCTAAGAATAAAGCAAGATTATTTATTATAAATGCAACTGCTCTTGCACAAGAAATAGGTTTAGGACAAAGAACAAATACAATAATGCAAGCTGCCTTCTTCAAATTAGCAGATATTATACCTTATGAAGAAGCACAACAATATATGAAAGATTATGCTAAAAAATCTTATGCTAAAAAGGGTGATGAAATAGTTCAACTTAACTATAATGCAATAGATAGAGGAGCTAATGATATTGTTGAAATAGAAGTTGATCCAGCTTGGGCAAATCTTGAAGTAACACCTTTAAATGAACCAAAAGAAACAACAACTTGTACATATTGTCAACCTGACACAGAATTTGTTAAGAAAATAGTAAGACCAGTAAATGCTATAAAAGGTTATGATTTACCAGTGTCAGCTTTCTTAGGATATGAAGATGGTACTTTTGAAAATGGTACTTCTGCTTTTGAAAAAAGAGGAGTTGCAGTAGATGTTCCTATATGGAATGTTGATAAATGTATACAATGTAACCAATGTTCTTATGTATGTCCTCATGCTGCAATTAGACCATTCTTAATAAATGAAGATGAATTAAAAGCAGCTCCTATGCCTTTTACTACAAAAAAAGCAGCTGGAAAAGAGTTAGAAGGATTAGCATATAGAATACAAGTTTCAGCACTTGATTGTGTTGGTTGCGGCTCTTGTGCTAATGTTTGTCCAGCAAAAGCTCTTGATATGAGACCAATAGCTGAATCATTAGAAGCACATGAAGATGTAAATGCAAATTATTTGTATAATAATGTAGAGTATAGAAGTGATTTAATGCCAGTTGATACTGTAAAAGGTTCTCAATTCTCACAACCATTATTTGAATTTCATGGAGCATGTCCTGGTTGTGGTGAAACTCCTTATATCAAATTGATAACTCAATTATATGGAGATAGAATGATGGTTGCAAATGCAACTGGATGTTCTTCAATCTATTCAGGTTCTGCACCTGCAACTCCATATACAACAAATGCTAATGGGGAAGGACCTTCTTGGGCATCTTCATTATTTGAAGACAATGCTGAATATGGATTCGGTATGCATGTAGGAGTTGAAGCATTGAGATCAAGAATTCAACATATAATGGAAGAAAATATGGATAAAGTTAGTGAAGATATAGCTACTTTATTTAAAGATTGGATAGAAAATAAAAAATATTCTGTAAGAACAAGAGAAATTAGAGATATACTTGTTCCAAAATTAGAAGCATTAGGAGCTGATTTTGCTAAAGAAATATTAGATTTAAAACAATATCTAGTTAAAAAATCTCAATGGATAATCGGTGGAGATGGTTGGGCTTATGATATAGGTTATGGTGGATTAGATCATGTCCTTGCATCTAATGAAGATATAAATGTATTGGTACTAGATACAGAAGTTTACTCAAATACAGGAGGACAAGCATCAAAATCTACACCTACTGGAGCAGTTGCAAAATTTGCTGCAGCTGGAAAACCAGTTAAGAAAAAAGATTTAGCTGCAATAGCAATGTCTTATGGACATATCTATGTAGCACAAGTTTCTATGGGAGCTAACCAACAACAATTTATTAAGGCCGTTAAAGAAGCAGAAGCTCACCAAGGTCCTTCAATAATAATTGCATACTCACCTTGTATCAACCATGGTATTAAGAAAGGTATGGCAAAATCTCAAACTGAAATGAAACTTGCTACTGAATGTGGATATTGGCCTATATTCAGATATAATCCTTCATTGGAAAAAATAGGTAAGAATCCTTTACAAATAGATTCTAAAGAACCTAAATGGGAAAAATATGAAGAATATTTGACTGGTGAAGTAAGATATCAAACTCTAACTAAATCTAATCCAGAAGCAGCTAAAATTTTATTTGAAACAAATAGAAAAGATGCACAAAGAAGATGGAGACAATACAAGAGAATGGCATCACTAGATTATAGTGAAGAAAAAGAAGCTGAATAG
- a CDS encoding acetate/propionate family kinase has protein sequence MKILVINCGSSSLKYQLINPETEEVFAKGLCERIGIDGSKMEYEVIAKDFEKKLEIPMPSHKEALELVISHLTDKEIGVIASIDEVDAIGHRVVHGGEEFAHSVLITEEVLKAIEANNDLAPLHNPANLMGIRTCMELMPGKKNVAVFDTAFHQTMKPEAFMYPLPYEDYKELKVRKYGFHGTSHLYVSGVMREIMGNPEHSKIIVCHLGNGASITAVKDGKSVDTSMGLTPLQGLMMGTRCGDIDPAAVLFVKNKRGLTDAEMDNRMNKKSGILGLFGKSSDCRDLEMAVTQGDERAILAESVSMHRLRSYIGAYAAVMGGVDAICFTGGIGENSSMTREKALEGLEFLGIELDKEINSARKKGNVKLSKDTSKVLIYKIPTNEELVIARDTFRLAK, from the coding sequence ATGAAAATACTAGTAATTAATTGTGGAAGTTCTTCACTTAAATATCAATTAATAAATCCAGAAACTGAAGAAGTTTTCGCAAAAGGACTTTGTGAAAGAATTGGAATAGATGGTTCCAAGATGGAATACGAAGTTATAGCAAAAGATTTTGAAAAAAAATTAGAAATTCCTATGCCAAGTCACAAAGAAGCACTAGAATTAGTAATATCTCATTTAACTGATAAAGAAATAGGGGTTATAGCTTCTATTGATGAAGTGGATGCAATAGGGCATAGAGTAGTACATGGTGGAGAGGAGTTTGCTCATTCAGTTTTAATAACTGAAGAAGTTTTAAAAGCTATTGAAGCAAATAATGATTTAGCTCCATTACATAATCCAGCAAATTTAATGGGAATAAGAACTTGTATGGAACTTATGCCTGGGAAGAAAAATGTAGCTGTATTTGACACTGCTTTTCATCAAACTATGAAACCAGAAGCATTTATGTATCCATTGCCTTATGAAGATTATAAAGAATTAAAGGTTAGAAAATATGGATTTCATGGAACATCACATTTATATGTTTCAGGAGTTATGAGAGAAATTATGGGGAATCCAGAACATTCAAAAATAATCGTTTGCCATTTAGGAAATGGGGCATCTATAACTGCTGTTAAAGATGGAAAATCTGTTGACACTTCAATGGGATTAACTCCTTTACAAGGCTTGATGATGGGAACAAGATGCGGTGATATAGATCCTGCAGCAGTTTTATTTGTTAAAAATAAAAGAGGTTTAACAGATGCAGAAATGGATAATAGAATGAATAAAAAATCTGGAATTTTAGGGTTATTTGGCAAATCTTCTGATTGTAGAGATTTGGAAATGGCGGTTACTCAAGGAGATGAAAGAGCTATATTAGCAGAAAGTGTTTCCATGCATAGATTAAGATCATATATAGGAGCTTATGCTGCTGTTATGGGTGGAGTAGATGCTATATGTTTTACAGGAGGAATTGGAGAAAATTCTTCAATGACTAGAGAAAAAGCATTAGAAGGATTAGAATTTTTAGGAATTGAACTAGATAAAGAAATTAATTCAGCTAGAAAAAAAGGAAATGTAAAATTATCTAAGGATACTTCAAAAGTTCTAATATATAAGATACCTACAAATGAAGAATTAGTGATAGCAAGAGATACTTTTAGATTAGCAAAATAA